The following proteins come from a genomic window of Micromonospora echinofusca:
- a CDS encoding YbaB/EbfC family nucleoid-associated protein, whose amino-acid sequence MPRGEIDEAWIEEAVRRYRRIESLQAEFDQAVSTVEVTVRSPDGLVEVVVTAGGRITDVRFRGPLHSRNPRDVAGSVQAAVTAAADAAQWAREKLHNETFAAYRPLAGA is encoded by the coding sequence ATGCCGCGGGGGGAGATCGACGAGGCCTGGATCGAGGAGGCGGTGCGGCGCTACCGCCGGATCGAGTCCCTCCAGGCCGAGTTCGACCAGGCGGTGTCGACCGTCGAGGTCACCGTCCGATCGCCCGACGGGCTGGTCGAGGTGGTGGTCACCGCCGGCGGGCGGATCACCGACGTGCGCTTCCGCGGCCCGCTGCACTCCCGCAACCCGCGCGACGTCGCCGGCTCGGTGCAGGCGGCGGTCACGGCGGCGGCCGACGCGGCCCAGTGGGCCCGGGAGAAGCTGCACAACGAGACCTTCGCCGCCTACCGGCCGCTGGCGGGAGCCTGA
- a CDS encoding SAM-dependent methyltransferase, with the protein MALSRETYNYRDGRVGIAIDSSPEYGSPAIWPSVGEYPIYDPYLYYAMSNDTVRNDAFRAALLPACPGRRVLDIGTGENVHWALEAARQGAQSVVALEAMPRSHAVATKRLAQAPEREKVDLRYGVSFDHDLDPRADVCVAELIGSFASSEGMLAAMADAHARLLNPGAVVVPAACDTLVAPVSLRDLFPAGLAFSSDALPYLRQIFDFNGGPFDLRLTVVNPDPGCVLSSGGVVEQLRFDRAEPLDATTEVELRIERAGRVDGLLCWIRLDAGPGADTTIDSLLDKTNWTPAYLPLFDESLDVCEGDVVTVSFERRTSPDGVHPDYLVDATLTRSLGVVSGSFVSCYRGRSFGTAAVYRELFSS; encoded by the coding sequence ATGGCGTTGAGCCGAGAGACCTACAACTACCGCGATGGCCGTGTCGGCATCGCGATCGACTCTTCACCCGAGTACGGCAGCCCGGCCATCTGGCCCTCGGTCGGCGAGTATCCGATCTACGATCCGTACCTCTACTACGCGATGAGCAACGACACCGTCCGGAACGACGCCTTCCGGGCGGCGCTGCTGCCGGCCTGCCCGGGTCGCCGGGTGCTCGACATCGGCACCGGCGAGAACGTCCACTGGGCGCTGGAGGCCGCCCGTCAGGGAGCCCAGAGTGTCGTCGCCCTGGAAGCCATGCCCCGCAGCCACGCCGTGGCGACGAAGCGGCTGGCCCAGGCACCGGAACGCGAGAAGGTCGACCTCCGCTACGGCGTCTCCTTCGACCACGACCTCGACCCCCGAGCGGACGTCTGCGTCGCCGAGCTCATTGGCTCGTTCGCCAGCTCGGAGGGAATGCTGGCGGCGATGGCGGACGCCCACGCACGGCTGCTGAACCCCGGCGCGGTGGTCGTCCCGGCCGCCTGCGACACGCTCGTCGCCCCGGTCTCCCTGCGCGATCTCTTCCCGGCGGGCCTCGCCTTCTCCAGCGACGCGCTACCGTATCTGCGGCAGATCTTCGATTTCAACGGCGGCCCCTTCGACCTCCGCCTGACGGTCGTCAACCCCGATCCGGGCTGCGTGCTGTCGAGCGGCGGGGTCGTGGAGCAGCTCCGGTTCGATCGTGCGGAGCCACTCGACGCCACGACCGAGGTGGAGCTCCGGATCGAGCGGGCCGGAAGGGTCGACGGGCTGCTGTGCTGGATTCGGCTGGACGCCGGTCCCGGCGCAGACACGACGATCGACTCGCTCCTGGACAAGACCAACTGGACGCCCGCCTACCTTCCGTTGTTCGATGAGAGCCTCGACGTGTGCGAGGGCGACGTCGTCACGGTGAGCTTCGAACGCCGGACGAGCCCCGACGGCGTCCATCCCGATTACCTCGTAGACGCCACGCTGACCAGATCCCTCGGCGTCGTTTCGGGCAGCTTCGTGTCGTGCTACCGGGGGCGGTCGTTCGGCACCGCTGCCGTCTACCGGGAACTCTTCTCGTCCTGA
- a CDS encoding type III PLP-dependent enzyme domain-containing protein encodes MAIESDKVRERLDRATAHLDPPYAVVDLAAFDGNAAALADRAAGKPVRIASKSVRARDLIGRALARPGWAGVMAFTLPEASWLVRTGVTDDALVAYPTVDRGALAALAADPALAAAVTLMIDGTDQLDLVDAVCPPGRRPELRVCLDLDASWRPLGGRVHVGVRRSPVHSARAAGALAATVAARAGFRLVGLMAYEAQIAGLGDAPPGRAVLGSAIRLAQRGSYRELLARRGAAVAAVREHADLEFVNGGGTGSVAATSADPAVTEVTAGSGLYGPTLFDAYRAWRPTPAAAFACAVVRRPGPGLATVLGGGWIASGPAEDSRLPRPWLPEGLKLIGTEGAGEVQTPLAGSAAGALRVGDRVWFRHAKAGELCEHVNELHLVDGDTVVATVPTYRGEGHAFL; translated from the coding sequence GTGGCCATCGAAAGCGACAAAGTTCGTGAGCGCCTCGACCGGGCGACCGCGCACCTCGACCCGCCGTACGCCGTCGTCGACCTCGCGGCCTTCGACGGCAACGCCGCCGCGCTGGCCGACCGCGCCGCCGGCAAGCCGGTCCGGATCGCCAGCAAGTCGGTCCGCGCCCGGGACCTGATCGGCCGGGCGCTGGCGCGACCCGGCTGGGCAGGCGTGATGGCCTTCACCCTGCCCGAGGCGAGCTGGCTGGTCCGCACCGGCGTGACCGACGACGCGCTGGTGGCGTACCCCACGGTCGACCGGGGGGCGCTCGCCGCGCTCGCCGCCGACCCGGCGCTCGCCGCGGCCGTCACGCTGATGATCGACGGCACCGACCAGCTCGACCTCGTCGACGCCGTGTGCCCGCCCGGCCGCCGCCCCGAGCTGCGGGTCTGCCTCGACCTGGACGCCTCCTGGCGGCCGCTGGGCGGGCGGGTGCACGTGGGGGTGCGCCGCTCACCGGTGCACAGCGCCCGGGCGGCCGGCGCGCTCGCCGCCACCGTCGCGGCGCGCGCGGGCTTCCGGCTGGTCGGGCTGATGGCGTACGAGGCGCAGATCGCCGGCCTCGGCGACGCGCCGCCCGGGCGGGCGGTGCTCGGCTCCGCGATCCGGCTGGCCCAGCGCGGGTCGTACCGCGAGTTGCTGGCCCGCCGGGGCGCGGCGGTGGCCGCCGTACGCGAACACGCCGACCTGGAGTTCGTCAACGGGGGCGGCACCGGCAGCGTGGCCGCGACCAGCGCCGATCCCGCGGTCACCGAGGTCACCGCGGGATCGGGCCTGTACGGGCCGACGCTGTTCGACGCGTACCGCGCCTGGCGCCCCACCCCGGCGGCGGCCTTCGCCTGCGCGGTGGTGCGCCGCCCGGGGCCCGGCCTCGCCACCGTGCTCGGCGGCGGCTGGATCGCCTCCGGCCCGGCCGAGGACAGCCGGCTGCCCCGGCCGTGGCTGCCGGAGGGCCTGAAGTTGATCGGCACCGAGGGGGCCGGCGAGGTGCAGACCCCGCTGGCCGGTTCGGCGGCCGGCGCCCTGCGGGTCGGCGACCGGGTCTGGTTCCGGCACGCGAAGGCCGGTGAGCTGTGCGAGCACGTCAACGAGTTGCACCTGGTCGACGGCGACACGGTCGTGGCCACGGTGCCCACCTACCGGGGTGAGGGCCACGCCTTCCTCTGA
- a CDS encoding PSP1 domain-containing protein has translation MGMLCAVSFQRYGRLYYLDPGELRPQVGDKVLVPTDDGPEVAECVWAAQWVTEETDGFPRLAGLAGEDDLRRDETVRRRKAEAKVAAKRLIREHALPMKVVAIDHVLGAAEGGGERSTIYFTAPHRVDFRALVRDLGATLHCRVELRQLSARDSARVQGGIGSCGRDLCCATFLTDFEPVTIRMAKDQDLPLNPLRISGACGRLMCCLKYEHPLYAKFQETAPAVGTRVTTPEGDGRVVGHSVPRDAVTVRLDADGSRSMCSRADVCGSRRAYEGRDQTGPAGAAR, from the coding sequence ATGGGCATGCTCTGCGCGGTCAGCTTCCAGCGGTACGGGCGCCTCTACTACCTGGACCCGGGCGAGCTGCGGCCCCAGGTCGGCGACAAGGTGCTGGTGCCGACCGACGACGGGCCGGAGGTGGCCGAGTGCGTCTGGGCGGCGCAGTGGGTCACCGAGGAGACCGACGGCTTTCCCCGGCTGGCCGGCCTGGCCGGTGAGGACGACCTGCGCCGCGACGAGACGGTGCGCCGCCGCAAGGCCGAGGCCAAGGTCGCGGCGAAGCGGCTGATCCGTGAGCACGCCCTGCCGATGAAGGTGGTGGCGATCGACCACGTCCTCGGAGCCGCCGAGGGCGGCGGCGAGCGGAGCACCATCTACTTCACGGCCCCGCACCGGGTGGACTTCCGCGCGCTGGTGCGGGACCTCGGCGCGACCCTGCACTGCCGGGTCGAGCTGCGCCAGCTCTCCGCCCGGGACTCGGCGCGGGTGCAGGGCGGCATCGGCTCCTGCGGCCGGGACCTCTGCTGCGCCACCTTCCTCACCGACTTCGAGCCGGTCACCATCCGGATGGCGAAGGACCAGGACCTGCCGCTCAACCCGCTGCGCATCTCCGGCGCGTGCGGCCGGCTCATGTGCTGCCTGAAGTACGAACATCCCCTCTACGCCAAGTTCCAGGAGACCGCCCCGGCGGTCGGCACCCGCGTCACCACGCCGGAAGGGGACGGCCGCGTGGTCGGCCACAGCGTCCCGAGAGACGCCGTGACCGTACGCCTGGACGCCGACGGCTCGCGCTCCATGTGCTCCCGCGCCGACGTCTGCGGTTCCCGCCGCGCCTACGAAGGCCGTGACCAGACAGGTCCGGCGGGCGCAGCGCGATGA
- a CDS encoding ornithine carbamoyltransferase, with protein MPGHRSARLYGVRHLTSVDNLSDDELYRLVRRSAWYAEQGEAVGQPLRGRVVGSYFRATSTRTRTAFASAALRLGASHIAYGPHDLQLNTGETMADTARVLGMMLDALVVRTAGDPAELAALTAQDGMAVVNAMTADEHPTQAIADLSMIELQFGRVDGIRILYVGEGNNTAAALALALARFRDVSLCLATPRGYGMDPALLARAQRAAETNASSITETHELAAGPSEVDVVYTTRWQTTGTSKPDPNWRDTFAPFQVDGELMARYPEAVFMHDLPAHRGEEVTSAVLDGPASIAFRQAEQKFHSAKAVLEWCVGGTDSR; from the coding sequence ATGCCCGGTCATCGCTCGGCCAGGCTGTACGGCGTGCGGCACCTCACCTCGGTTGACAATCTGAGCGATGACGAGTTGTACCGGCTTGTCCGGCGATCCGCGTGGTACGCGGAGCAAGGTGAGGCCGTCGGGCAGCCGCTTCGCGGCCGGGTCGTTGGCAGTTACTTCCGTGCGACCTCGACCCGGACCCGGACGGCCTTCGCGTCGGCGGCGCTGCGGCTCGGCGCGTCCCACATCGCCTACGGTCCGCACGATCTGCAGCTGAACACGGGCGAGACCATGGCCGACACGGCCCGGGTGCTCGGCATGATGCTGGACGCGCTGGTGGTCCGTACCGCCGGCGACCCGGCCGAACTGGCCGCCCTCACCGCGCAGGACGGCATGGCCGTGGTGAACGCGATGACGGCCGACGAACACCCGACCCAGGCCATCGCGGACCTCTCCATGATCGAGTTGCAGTTCGGGCGGGTCGACGGCATCCGGATCCTGTACGTGGGCGAGGGCAACAACACCGCTGCCGCGCTGGCTCTCGCGCTGGCCCGGTTCCGCGACGTCAGTCTCTGCCTGGCCACCCCCCGGGGATACGGGATGGACCCGGCGCTGCTCGCCCGCGCCCAGCGCGCGGCGGAGACCAACGCCAGCAGCATCACCGAGACGCACGAGCTGGCGGCCGGGCCGTCCGAGGTCGACGTCGTCTACACCACGCGCTGGCAGACGACGGGGACGTCCAAGCCGGATCCGAACTGGCGGGACACGTTCGCGCCGTTCCAGGTCGACGGTGAACTGATGGCCCGGTACCCGGAGGCGGTGTTCATGCACGACCTTCCGGCACACCGCGGCGAGGAAGTGACCAGCGCGGTCCTCGACGGGCCGGCCAGCATCGCCTTCCGGCAGGCGGAGCAGAAGTTCCACAGCGCGAAGGCGGTCCTCGAGTGGTGCGTTGGCGGGACCGACAGCCGGTGA
- a CDS encoding TetR/AcrR family transcriptional regulator, which produces MLDACAELVDEVGYEGLTTTLLAERAEVAIGSVYQFFPDKRAIVQALTLRTMESYLQRLDERFASDDLTHWWDGVDAGIDEYITMHRTVPGFRTLHFGDVVDLHLLDEQRDNNGVIADQLARVLAERFGLDVPDLRFHLEIAVEAADALIKLAFRRLPEGDDRVLAEAKALIREYLHRQVDALADAGQPG; this is translated from the coding sequence ATGCTGGACGCCTGCGCCGAACTCGTCGACGAGGTGGGGTACGAGGGACTGACCACGACCCTCCTCGCCGAGCGTGCCGAGGTGGCGATCGGGTCGGTCTACCAGTTCTTCCCGGACAAGCGGGCGATCGTGCAGGCGCTGACCCTGCGCACGATGGAGTCCTACCTCCAGCGGCTCGACGAGCGCTTCGCCTCCGACGACCTGACCCACTGGTGGGACGGGGTCGACGCGGGCATCGACGAGTACATCACGATGCACCGTACCGTTCCGGGATTCCGTACCCTGCACTTCGGCGACGTGGTCGACCTGCACCTGCTCGACGAGCAGCGGGACAACAACGGGGTGATCGCGGACCAGTTGGCCCGCGTGCTCGCCGAGCGCTTCGGGCTGGACGTCCCCGATCTCCGGTTCCACCTCGAGATCGCCGTGGAGGCGGCCGACGCGCTGATCAAGCTGGCGTTCCGCCGGCTGCCCGAGGGCGACGACCGGGTGCTGGCCGAGGCCAAGGCGCTGATCCGGGAGTACCTGCACCGCCAGGTCGACGCGCTGGCCGACGCCGGCCAGCCCGGCTGA
- a CDS encoding DNA polymerase III subunit delta' — protein sequence MPDVFADLVGQDEAVDTLRRAAAAASAVLRAAAVAPTTDSDGDGSDALAEESDGPPTSAAADAGAGMTHAWIFTGPPGSGRSVAARAFAAALQCAYGTGCGACPGCHTTMTGTHADVRMVVPEGLSIGVNEMRALVLRAASTPSGGRWQVVVISDADRLTEAAGNALLKAIEEPPPRTVFLLCAPSTHPEDISVTIRSRCRVVPLGQPSPDAVAEVLVRRDGVTPDVARWAAAAAQGHVGRARRLARDPEARKRREAVLAVPRRLTGVGAAFDAASALIEAAEAEAEASVAEADAAERAALETALGAGGTGRGAAGAIRGAAGQLKDLEKRQRSRATRAQRDALDRALVDLAGFYRDALTMALRAPVAPVHTDTAALAGAGAQKWDAEGTLRRLEAVLECRAAIEANVKPRIAVEAMMLALWKG from the coding sequence ATGCCCGACGTCTTCGCCGACCTGGTCGGGCAGGACGAGGCGGTCGACACGCTGCGCCGCGCCGCCGCCGCGGCGTCCGCCGTGCTGCGCGCTGCCGCCGTCGCGCCCACGACCGACTCCGACGGGGACGGGTCCGACGCGCTCGCCGAGGAGTCGGACGGCCCGCCGACGTCCGCCGCCGCCGACGCGGGGGCGGGGATGACGCACGCCTGGATCTTCACCGGGCCGCCCGGGTCGGGCCGCTCGGTGGCGGCGCGGGCCTTCGCCGCCGCCCTCCAGTGCGCGTACGGCACCGGCTGCGGCGCGTGCCCCGGCTGCCACACCACGATGACGGGCACCCACGCCGACGTCCGGATGGTGGTGCCGGAGGGGCTCTCCATCGGCGTCAACGAGATGCGGGCGCTGGTGCTGCGCGCCGCCAGCACCCCGTCGGGCGGGCGCTGGCAGGTGGTGGTCATCTCCGACGCGGACCGGCTCACCGAGGCGGCCGGCAACGCGCTGCTCAAGGCCATCGAGGAGCCGCCACCGCGTACGGTGTTCCTGCTCTGCGCCCCGTCCACCCACCCCGAGGACATCTCCGTGACCATCCGGTCGCGCTGCCGGGTCGTACCGCTGGGGCAGCCCTCGCCCGACGCGGTGGCCGAGGTGCTGGTCCGCCGCGACGGGGTCACGCCCGACGTGGCGCGGTGGGCGGCGGCGGCCGCGCAGGGGCACGTGGGGCGGGCCCGGCGGCTGGCCCGCGACCCGGAGGCGCGCAAGCGCCGGGAGGCCGTGCTCGCGGTGCCGCGCCGGCTGACCGGCGTGGGCGCCGCGTTCGACGCGGCGTCGGCGCTGATCGAGGCGGCCGAGGCGGAGGCCGAGGCGTCCGTGGCGGAGGCCGACGCGGCCGAGCGGGCGGCGCTGGAGACCGCGCTCGGCGCCGGCGGCACCGGGCGGGGGGCGGCCGGCGCGATCCGGGGCGCCGCCGGGCAGCTGAAGGACCTGGAGAAGCGGCAGCGGTCCCGGGCCACCCGGGCGCAGCGGGACGCGCTGGACCGGGCGTTGGTCGACCTTGCCGGCTTCTACCGCGACGCGCTCACCATGGCGTTGCGCGCCCCCGTGGCGCCGGTGCACACCGACACCGCGGCGCTGGCCGGGGCGGGCGCCCAGAAATGGGACGCTGAGGGGACGCTGCGCCGCCTGGAGGCGGTGCTGGAGTGCCGGGCGGCCATCGAGGCCAACGTGAAGCCCCGCATCGCCGTCGAGGCGATGATGCTCGCGCTCTGGAAGGGCTGA
- the tmk gene encoding dTMP kinase — MLGAASFGDWFGLLATSVFAASQVEGSTAKGAAFGGVIAIRLLPALVLGPIAGVLADRFDRRWTMVICDVLRFLLFASIPLVALLGASGGAVVLWAAIATFLIESLTLLWIPAKEAAVPNLIPRARLEAANQLTLITTYGLTPVLAALILAALDGIVRGVTGGAAPDWAEPADLALWFNAFSRLATALVVAYGIKEISQGQAAERGGGEQSMLRQFKEGWRYIGQTPLVRGLVLGIFGAFAGGGIVIGTAKFFAISLGAGDAAFYLLFGAIFVGLALGIGLGPMIVKDMSRRRWFGMSIVLASASVMTLAFAIHLSMAMVGAILVGAGAGMAFLSGTTLLGGEIADEVRGRVFAVVQIGTRLVLILAIGLGSLLAGVGGSRRLELADLGVSISSTRLLLLAAGAAGIFAGISAFGQMDDKKGVPVLADLWGSIRGRPLMPAEPFVSAGLFVVFEGGEGAGKSTQLAALAERLRGQGRDVVVTREPGATAVGERIRSLLLGAPGSDGPSPRAEALLYAADRAHHVATVVRPALVRGAVVISDRYVDSSLAYQGAGRTLPVDEVSWLSSWATGGLKPDLVVLLDVDPRTGLARAAARAEAADRLEAESVAFHERVRYAFLDLAAADPKRYLVLDASRPVEEIAGQVAQRIEEMFGTPGGIVHPRPAHGPDTSVQPELSESELVPMEHRT, encoded by the coding sequence GTGCTCGGCGCGGCCTCCTTCGGCGACTGGTTCGGCCTGCTCGCCACCAGCGTCTTCGCCGCCTCCCAGGTCGAGGGGAGCACCGCCAAGGGCGCCGCCTTCGGTGGCGTCATCGCCATCCGGCTGCTGCCGGCGCTGGTGCTCGGCCCGATCGCCGGCGTGCTGGCCGACCGCTTCGACCGGCGCTGGACCATGGTCATCTGCGACGTGCTGCGGTTCCTGCTCTTCGCCTCGATCCCGCTGGTGGCGCTGCTCGGCGCCTCGGGCGGGGCGGTGGTCCTCTGGGCGGCGATCGCCACCTTCCTGATCGAGTCGCTCACGCTGCTGTGGATCCCGGCCAAGGAGGCCGCGGTCCCCAACCTGATCCCGCGCGCCCGGCTGGAGGCCGCCAACCAGCTCACGCTGATCACCACGTACGGCCTAACCCCGGTCCTCGCCGCGCTGATCCTCGCCGCGCTCGACGGCATCGTGCGGGGGGTCACCGGGGGCGCGGCGCCGGACTGGGCCGAGCCGGCCGATCTGGCGCTCTGGTTCAACGCGTTCTCCCGGCTGGCCACCGCGCTGGTGGTGGCGTACGGCATCAAGGAGATCAGCCAGGGGCAGGCCGCCGAGCGGGGCGGGGGCGAGCAGAGCATGCTGCGCCAGTTCAAGGAGGGCTGGCGCTACATCGGCCAGACCCCGCTGGTGCGCGGCCTGGTGCTCGGCATCTTCGGCGCGTTCGCCGGTGGCGGCATCGTGATCGGCACCGCCAAGTTCTTCGCCATCTCGCTCGGCGCCGGTGACGCCGCCTTCTACCTGCTCTTCGGCGCCATCTTCGTCGGCCTCGCGCTCGGCATCGGGCTCGGCCCGATGATCGTCAAGGACATGTCCCGGCGGCGCTGGTTCGGCATGAGCATCGTGCTGGCCAGCGCCTCGGTGATGACCCTGGCCTTCGCCATCCACCTCTCCATGGCGATGGTCGGCGCGATCCTGGTCGGCGCGGGCGCCGGGATGGCCTTCCTCTCCGGCACCACCCTGCTCGGCGGGGAGATCGCCGACGAGGTGCGCGGCCGGGTCTTCGCGGTGGTGCAGATCGGCACCCGGCTGGTGCTGATCCTCGCGATCGGCCTCGGCAGCCTGCTCGCCGGCGTCGGCGGCTCGCGCCGGCTGGAGCTGGCCGACCTGGGCGTGTCGATCTCGTCCACCCGACTGCTGCTGCTCGCCGCCGGCGCCGCCGGCATCTTCGCCGGGATCAGCGCGTTCGGGCAGATGGACGACAAGAAGGGCGTCCCCGTCCTGGCCGACCTCTGGGGCTCGATCCGGGGCCGCCCGCTGATGCCGGCCGAGCCGTTCGTCTCCGCCGGCCTCTTCGTGGTCTTCGAGGGCGGCGAGGGCGCCGGCAAGTCCACCCAGCTCGCCGCGCTCGCCGAGCGGCTGCGCGGGCAGGGGCGCGACGTGGTGGTGACGCGCGAGCCGGGGGCCACCGCCGTCGGCGAGCGGATCCGGTCGCTGCTGCTCGGCGCGCCCGGCTCCGACGGGCCGTCGCCGCGCGCCGAGGCGCTGCTCTACGCCGCCGACCGGGCGCACCACGTGGCCACCGTCGTCCGGCCGGCGCTGGTCCGGGGCGCGGTGGTGATCAGCGACCGGTACGTCGACTCGTCCCTGGCGTACCAGGGGGCGGGGCGCACGCTCCCCGTCGACGAGGTCTCCTGGCTGTCGTCCTGGGCCACCGGCGGGCTCAAGCCCGACCTGGTGGTGCTGCTGGACGTCGACCCGCGCACCGGCCTGGCCCGGGCGGCGGCCCGCGCCGAGGCGGCCGACCGCCTGGAAGCCGAGTCCGTCGCCTTCCACGAGCGGGTCCGGTACGCCTTCCTCGACCTCGCCGCCGCCGACCCGAAGCGCTATCTCGTGCTCGACGCGTCCCGCCCGGTCGAGGAGATCGCCGGGCAGGTGGCCCAGCGGATCGAGGAGATGTTCGGCACTCCCGGCGGCATCGTGCACCCCCGCCCCGCGCACGGGCCGGACACCTCGGTGCAGCCGGAGTTATCCGAATCGGAGCTGGTACCGATGGAGCACCGGACCTGA
- a CDS encoding metallophosphoesterase family protein gives MPIRTSGPDPSSAGQRPPPAGTTLRRVNDDRAPAADPQDAAAVSPHASEAAGGRTARRPRGVDPRELGFTPRRPVPWLAPFLLVSTGIRTLLAMLFGAYLDKRELQNSLDAGIARQVGPDGGLWLDYVADLGDGFNATYSVAYLIAQPELEVDGHRLPRAQTLVMGGDQVYPSAAFEAYEDRCKGPYQAALPVTPPERPTLFAVPGNHDWYDGLTAFLRLFVRSRDRHFGGWDTGQSRSYFAVELPAGWWLLGLDDQSGSYLDDPQLTYFDRVAERLGPESRVILAVPAPTWVKAVDQPTAYDSIDYFVRTIVAPTGAQVRLLISGDLHHYARYAGPDRQLITCGGGGAYLYPTHKLPERIEVPPRDTLARRASASHPYELAGRYPDAARSRRYAWGIFPRLPLRNPGFTTLLGTLHTLLMLAMAGVASNPEGIEQRLFSVPLMVMLIVTMLGAAFFAKPPSSGGKRHARHWILGVGHGLAQIGLGAAGTWAWLALPFYDWPWPLPAVAAAVLYGPVIGLVSSQLVAAYLLVAGAFGVNVNELFAGQGIEDAKAFLRLRIDPDGTLTIYPIAVDRVARDWQVNPDQSAEASWLAPRQPLRPRLAEPPTTLTP, from the coding sequence ATCCCCATCCGGACATCCGGCCCCGATCCGTCGTCCGCCGGACAGCGACCGCCGCCGGCCGGGACTACGCTGCGGCGGGTGAACGACGATCGCGCCCCCGCCGCGGATCCGCAGGACGCCGCGGCGGTGAGCCCGCACGCGAGCGAGGCGGCCGGCGGGCGGACCGCGCGCCGGCCGCGTGGCGTCGACCCCCGGGAGCTGGGCTTCACCCCACGCAGGCCGGTGCCGTGGCTCGCGCCGTTCCTGCTGGTCAGCACCGGCATCCGCACACTGCTGGCGATGCTCTTCGGGGCGTACCTGGACAAGCGGGAGCTGCAGAACTCCCTCGACGCGGGCATCGCGCGACAGGTCGGGCCGGACGGCGGGCTCTGGCTGGACTACGTGGCCGACCTGGGCGACGGTTTCAACGCCACCTACTCGGTGGCCTACCTGATCGCCCAGCCGGAGCTGGAGGTGGACGGGCACCGCCTGCCCCGCGCGCAGACCCTGGTGATGGGCGGCGACCAGGTCTATCCGTCGGCGGCCTTCGAGGCGTACGAGGACCGCTGCAAGGGGCCCTACCAGGCCGCGCTGCCGGTCACCCCGCCCGAGCGGCCCACGCTGTTCGCGGTACCCGGCAACCACGACTGGTACGACGGCCTGACCGCCTTCCTGAGGCTCTTCGTCCGCTCCCGGGACCGGCACTTCGGCGGCTGGGACACGGGCCAGTCCCGCTCGTACTTCGCGGTGGAGCTGCCCGCCGGCTGGTGGCTGCTCGGCCTCGACGACCAGTCCGGCTCGTACCTGGACGATCCGCAGCTCACCTACTTCGACCGGGTCGCCGAGCGGCTGGGCCCCGAGAGCCGGGTGATCCTGGCCGTGCCGGCGCCGACGTGGGTCAAGGCCGTCGACCAGCCCACGGCGTACGACTCGATCGACTACTTCGTCCGCACCATCGTCGCGCCCACCGGCGCCCAGGTGCGGCTGCTGATCTCCGGCGACCTGCACCACTACGCCCGCTACGCCGGCCCGGACCGGCAGCTGATCACCTGCGGGGGCGGTGGCGCGTACCTCTACCCGACGCACAAGCTCCCGGAGCGCATCGAGGTGCCGCCGCGCGACACCCTCGCCCGGCGGGCCAGTGCCTCCCACCCGTACGAGTTGGCCGGCCGCTACCCGGACGCCGCCCGCTCCCGGCGGTACGCCTGGGGCATCTTCCCCCGCCTGCCGCTGCGCAACCCGGGCTTCACCACGCTGCTGGGCACCCTGCACACGCTGCTGATGCTGGCGATGGCCGGCGTCGCAAGCAACCCGGAGGGCATCGAGCAGCGGCTGTTCAGCGTGCCGCTGATGGTGATGCTGATCGTCACGATGCTCGGCGCCGCGTTCTTCGCCAAGCCGCCCAGCTCCGGCGGCAAGCGGCACGCCCGGCACTGGATCCTCGGCGTGGGCCACGGCCTGGCCCAGATCGGGCTGGGTGCCGCCGGCACCTGGGCCTGGCTGGCCCTGCCCTTCTACGACTGGCCGTGGCCACTGCCGGCCGTCGCCGCGGCGGTGCTCTACGGTCCGGTGATCGGGCTGGTGTCGAGCCAGTTGGTGGCCGCGTACCTGCTGGTGGCGGGCGCGTTCGGGGTGAACGTCAACGAACTCTTCGCAGGGCAGGGCATCGAGGACGCGAAGGCGTTCCTGCGGCTGCGCATCGACCCCGACGGCACCCTGACGATCTACCCCATCGCCGTCGACCGGGTCGCCCGCGACTGGCAGGTCAACCCGGACCAGTCCGCCGAGGCTTCCTGGCTGGCCCCGAGGCAGCCGCTGCGCCCCCGCCTGGCCGAGCCGCCCACCACCCTCACCCCCTGA